In Thermoanaerobacterium xylanolyticum LX-11, the genomic window AAAACAATAGTGCCGATGCCTGTGATAAGGAGATTGCCGAGATACCATAGATATTTAGAAGAATTGTTGAAGAACGATGTAAAAAGGATTTCATCCAGAGAGTTAAGCGAAAGGATGGGCGTGACTGCCTCGCAGATAAGGCAGGATCTCAATAATTACGGTGGATTTGGACAGCAAGGGTATGGTTACAACGTAGAAGAGCTTTACAATACTCTGACAAAGATTTTAGGCTTAGATAAGACATACAGCACTATTATCATTGGTGCAGGTAATCTTGGACAGGCTATAGCTAACTACACAAATTTTGAGAGAACTGGGTTTAGCTTAAAAGGGATTTTTGATGTTAATCCAAGATTGTTTGGGCTTAAAATAAGAGATATAGAGATAATGGATGTTGAAACATTAGAGGACTTTTTGTCTAAAAATAAGATAGACATTGCTATACTTTGCATACCAAAAGATAATTCTCAGATTATGGCTGATAGATTGGTGAAAGCAGGTATAAAAGCCATATGGAACTTTTCTCCTATAGATTTAAAGGTTCCCGATGACGTAATACTGGAAAATGTACATTTGAGTGATAGCTTATTGACATTATCGTATAGAATAAATGAAGAAAATCTGCTTAAAGCTAAAGTTGAGGAAAAATAAATGGTACAATCCATTTATTTTTTTGTATTGCTTGGAGGCAAACATGAAAAGATTTATAAAAACCATTGGGGATTTTCTTAAGGAAGATAGAAGTGTCGTACCGTTCGTCAATTTTCTGAAATACGTCGGACCGGGGATATTGGTTACGGTAGGCTTTATAGATCCGGGAAACTGGGCTACAAATGTATCTGCAGGTTCAATATATGGGTATAAGCTGCTGTGGGTTATAACACTATCAACAATAATGCTCATCATATTGCAGCACAACGCGGCACATCTTGGAATTGTCACGGGTTACTGTTTGTCTGAAGCTACATCTATATTTATAGACAGCAGGCTTTCGAAGCTTATACTGCTGTCGGCTGTTGCTGCATCAGTATCTACATCTACAGCAGAACTATTAGGTACAGCTATAGCTCTAAAGATGCTTTTCAATATACCCGTAAAAATCGGGGCGGTTTTAGCGCTATTAGTCATATATTTGGTGCTTTATACAAATTCTTACAAGAGTTTAGAAAAGATCATAATCGGGTTTGTGTCACTTATAGGACTTTCATTTTTGTTTGAAGTATACATGGTGAAGATAGATTGGAAAGCAGCAGCTATAAGTTGGATAAACCCATCAATACCTCACAATTCCATGGTTGTAATCATGAGCGTTTTAGGTGCTGTCGTAATGCCACACAATCTGTTCCTCCATTCGGAAATCATTCAAAGCCGCCAATGGAACTTGCAGGATGAATCGGTTGTCAAAAAGCAGCTTAAATTTGAATTTCTTGATACATTGTTTTCGATGATTATAGGTTGGGCCATAAATAGTGCTATGATACTTCTTTCGGCTGCGGCATTTTACACTAAAGGCATTGCTGTGGACATGTTAGAGCAAGCAGGAGAGCTTTTGAAGCCAATCGTTGGAGGGAAGGCATCTTTGGTATTTGCAATAGCACTTTTGTTCTCAGGTTTTTCGTCAACGGTAACATCTGGAATTGCAGGTGGTTCCATATACGCTGGAATATTTAAAGAACCTTACAACATAAAAGACAAACACACGCTTACAGGAATATTTATCTCGCTTTTTGCAGCGATTATTGTAATATTTTTATTTAAAGACTCATTACAGTTTTTGATATTTTCTCAGATGATACTAAGCATACAATTGCCGATTACAGTGTTTACTCAAATTTATCTTACATCATCGAAGAAGGTCATGGGCGATTATGCAAATAGCAAAGCCAGTAAAGCTGTTTTAATTATTTTAGCTATGATTATAACTGCCTTAAACGTAAAACTTTTAATCGACACATTGATTTGATGGTATCTTGCATTAGACATTGGTAAAACTAAGCATAAAAAAGAAAAATTAAATTTTTATTGCAAAATACGATGGATGCCGTATAATATAACCTATAGTCATCATTTTTAATCATGGAGGGTATCAATTGAAGGTATATTCTTTTGTTGGAGCCAGTGGAAGCGGCAAAAGTCATCATGCGTCGTTTGTTGCAGGGAAATACGGTATAAAGTACATCATAGATGACGGACTTTTAATATGTGAAAACAGGATCATATCAGGGGTTTCTGCCAAAAGAGAAAAGACAAAATTGTCAGCTATAAGAAGAGCCATTTTTACAGATGATGAGCACGCCAGAGAGGTTAAAAAATCAATTGAAGAAATAAATCCAGATAAAATATTGATAATAGGAACGTCTGACAAAATGGTGGATAAAATCGCTGAAAGGCTTAATCTACCGCCTGTTGCTGAGCGAATATATATAGAAGACATCTTATCCTCTGAGGAGATAGAGCTTGCAAGAAAGAAAAGGTATGAGGAAGGGATGCATGTAATACCTGTACCGACATTTGAAGTTAAAAAGCATTTTTCAGGATATTTTATAGATCCATTGAGGATATTTAGACGAAAAGAGATAGACTTTGAGAAGACGGTAGTGAGGCCATACTACAGCTATCTTGGCAAATACACAATCTCTGAAAATGTAATAAATTCTATTGTATTGAATGAGGCGAAGAAATTTGAAGGCATCTATAAAATAAATAAAGTCATAACAGAGAACTACACAGAAGGAATAATAATAAAAATAGACATTGTAATGGTGCATGGTACGCCTATAAATAGCGTTTTAAGAGGAGCTATAAAAAAGATAAAAAGTGTTGTAGAGTACATGACATCTTTAAATGTGCTTGACATAAAGATTCACGTTAAATCACTTTATATAAAAGGAAATGACAAGATACTTAAAACCCGAGAAATACTTGATAAAGGCAAATAAGCCTTTTTTTTATCCTCAAAAAATTATATAATAATTGTAGAGGTTAGTAAATATTATGTAGTAAGGCAGTGAAAAACCTATATGTGGGTGATGAGGAGAATGAGATATTTAGTTGAGCAGTCCGGTTCTAAGGTTATAGTGCATGGAATTAAGGATTTTAACCTTAAAGAGACATTAGAATGTGGACAATGTTTCAGATGGAATGAAGAAGATGATGGAAGTTATACGGGGGTCGCATTTGACAGAGTAATAAATGTAAAATTAGATGGAGATATATTGACGATTGATAATACCACTTTGGCAGATTTTAATGATATATGGTATGATTACTTTGACTTGGGCAGAGACTACGGCAAGATAAAAGAGACACTTTCGCAAGACGAGATTTTAAAAGCAGCCATAAAGTACGGCGAAGGCATAAGGATTTTGCGGCAAGACACGTGGGAGACGCTTATATCATTTATCATATCTCAGAACAATCGGATTCCACAGATAAAAAAAGTCATAGAGAATTTAAGCAGGTTATTGGGACACCCTATCGTTTATAAGGATAAGACGTATTACACTTTTCCGAAAGTTCAGGATTTCATAATGGCAGATATAGAAGTATTAGAGAAAAGCAAATGTGGATTCAGATCGAAGTATATAATCGATGCAGCGTTAAAAGTATTTAATGACGAAGTAAATCTTTTTGAGTTGCAGCTTTACGATACTTACGATGTACGTAATATACTTATGAGCATAAGAGGTGTAGGGCCGAAGGTTGCAGACTGTGTCATGCTTTATTCTATCGGAAGATAT contains:
- a CDS encoding Asp23/Gls24 family envelope stress response protein → MKVYSFVGASGSGKSHHASFVAGKYGIKYIIDDGLLICENRIISGVSAKREKTKLSAIRRAIFTDDEHAREVKKSIEEINPDKILIIGTSDKMVDKIAERLNLPPVAERIYIEDILSSEEIELARKKRYEEGMHVIPVPTFEVKKHFSGYFIDPLRIFRRKEIDFEKTVVRPYYSYLGKYTISENVINSIVLNEAKKFEGIYKINKVITENYTEGIIIKIDIVMVHGTPINSVLRGAIKKIKSVVEYMTSLNVLDIKIHVKSLYIKGNDKILKTREILDKGK
- a CDS encoding redox-sensing transcriptional repressor Rex, giving the protein MTKKTIVPMPVIRRLPRYHRYLEELLKNDVKRISSRELSERMGVTASQIRQDLNNYGGFGQQGYGYNVEELYNTLTKILGLDKTYSTIIIGAGNLGQAIANYTNFERTGFSLKGIFDVNPRLFGLKIRDIEIMDVETLEDFLSKNKIDIAILCIPKDNSQIMADRLVKAGIKAIWNFSPIDLKVPDDVILENVHLSDSLLTLSYRINEENLLKAKVEEK
- a CDS encoding Nramp family divalent metal transporter, with translation MKRFIKTIGDFLKEDRSVVPFVNFLKYVGPGILVTVGFIDPGNWATNVSAGSIYGYKLLWVITLSTIMLIILQHNAAHLGIVTGYCLSEATSIFIDSRLSKLILLSAVAASVSTSTAELLGTAIALKMLFNIPVKIGAVLALLVIYLVLYTNSYKSLEKIIIGFVSLIGLSFLFEVYMVKIDWKAAAISWINPSIPHNSMVVIMSVLGAVVMPHNLFLHSEIIQSRQWNLQDESVVKKQLKFEFLDTLFSMIIGWAINSAMILLSAAAFYTKGIAVDMLEQAGELLKPIVGGKASLVFAIALLFSGFSSTVTSGIAGGSIYAGIFKEPYNIKDKHTLTGIFISLFAAIIVIFLFKDSLQFLIFSQMILSIQLPITVFTQIYLTSSKKVMGDYANSKASKAVLIILAMIITALNVKLLIDTLI
- a CDS encoding DNA-3-methyladenine glycosylase family protein, with protein sequence MRYLVEQSGSKVIVHGIKDFNLKETLECGQCFRWNEEDDGSYTGVAFDRVINVKLDGDILTIDNTTLADFNDIWYDYFDLGRDYGKIKETLSQDEILKAAIKYGEGIRILRQDTWETLISFIISQNNRIPQIKKVIENLSRLLGHPIVYKDKTYYTFPKVQDFIMADIEVLEKSKCGFRSKYIIDAALKVFNDEVNLFELQLYDTYDVRNILMSIRGVGPKVADCVMLYSIGRYEAFPTDVWIKRVVEFLYLKRKTNNSDVQNFAKEKFGDLSGFAQQYLFNYAKDHVSKDVFKERKN